From a region of the Mycobacterium sp. SMC-8 genome:
- a CDS encoding methylated-DNA--[protein]-cysteine S-methyltransferase produces the protein MRDVAQYRTMDSPVGLLTLAGTAGRLRHLRMVDQTYEPDRAGWERDDDAFADAVTQLQEYFGGTRRDFDLTLELLGTPFQRRVWEALLTIPYGETRSYGDIARQIDAPGAFRAVGLANGHNPIGIIVPCHRVIGANGSLTGYGGGLDRKKTLLGMERNNAPAILTLFD, from the coding sequence ATGAGGGACGTGGCGCAGTACCGAACGATGGACAGCCCGGTGGGCTTGCTGACACTCGCCGGGACCGCGGGACGATTGCGTCACCTGCGGATGGTGGACCAGACATACGAACCGGACCGTGCCGGCTGGGAACGGGACGATGACGCATTCGCCGATGCCGTGACGCAGTTGCAGGAGTACTTCGGTGGCACCCGCCGGGACTTCGACTTGACGCTCGAACTGCTCGGCACGCCCTTTCAGCGGCGAGTATGGGAGGCGCTGCTGACGATCCCCTACGGCGAGACGAGGTCGTACGGCGACATCGCCAGGCAGATCGACGCTCCGGGGGCCTTCAGGGCGGTCGGATTGGCCAATGGACATAATCCGATCGGGATCATCGTGCCGTGTCATCGCGTGATCGGCGCCAATGGCAGTCTCACCGGCTACGGAGGCGGATTGGACCGCAAGAAGACGCTTCTGGGCATGGAGCGCAATAACGCGCCGGCGATTCTGACGCTATTCGATTAA
- the murA gene encoding UDP-N-acetylglucosamine 1-carboxyvinyltransferase, with product MSERFVVTGGCRLSGEVAVGGAKNSVLKLMAAALLAEGTSTITNCPDILDVPLMAEVLRGLGATVELDGDVVRITSPDELKYDADFAAVRQFRASVCVLGPLVGRCKKAKVALPGGDAIGSRPLDMHQAGLRQLGARCNIEHGCVVAEADSLHGAEIQLEFPSVGATENILMAAVLAEGVTTIHNAAREPDVVDLCTMLNQMGAQVSGAGSSTLTITGVDRLYPTEHRVIGDRIVAATWGIAAAMTRGDISVTGVDPAHLQLVLHKLHDAGATVTQTDDGFRVVQYERPKAVNVATLPFPGFPTDLQPMAIGLAAVADGTSMITENVFEARFRFVEEMIRLGADARTDGHHAVVRGIPQLSSAPVWSSDIRAGAGLVLAGLVADGDTEVHDVFHIDRGYPKFVENLLSLGAEIERVS from the coding sequence GTGAGCGAGCGTTTCGTGGTGACCGGCGGTTGCCGGTTATCGGGCGAAGTGGCCGTCGGGGGCGCCAAGAACAGTGTGTTGAAGTTGATGGCCGCGGCGCTGCTCGCAGAGGGCACCAGCACGATCACCAACTGTCCCGACATCCTCGACGTCCCGTTGATGGCCGAGGTGCTGCGCGGACTCGGCGCAACCGTGGAACTCGATGGAGACGTCGTCCGGATAACCTCGCCCGACGAGCTCAAGTACGACGCCGACTTCGCCGCGGTCCGCCAATTCCGCGCGTCGGTGTGTGTGCTGGGACCACTGGTCGGCAGGTGCAAGAAGGCGAAGGTGGCGCTTCCCGGCGGTGATGCCATCGGGTCGCGGCCCCTGGATATGCACCAGGCGGGTCTGCGTCAGCTCGGTGCCAGGTGCAACATCGAGCACGGTTGCGTGGTGGCCGAGGCCGATTCTCTGCACGGCGCAGAGATCCAGTTGGAGTTCCCGTCGGTCGGTGCGACCGAGAACATCCTCATGGCCGCCGTCCTGGCCGAGGGGGTCACGACGATCCACAACGCCGCGCGCGAACCGGACGTCGTCGACCTGTGCACGATGCTCAACCAGATGGGCGCCCAAGTCAGCGGTGCGGGATCGTCGACACTGACGATCACCGGCGTCGACCGGCTCTACCCGACCGAACACCGGGTGATCGGCGACCGGATCGTCGCGGCCACCTGGGGGATAGCCGCGGCGATGACGCGCGGGGATATCTCGGTGACGGGCGTCGACCCGGCGCACCTGCAGCTGGTGCTGCACAAGTTGCACGACGCCGGCGCCACGGTGACCCAGACCGACGACGGTTTCCGGGTCGTTCAATACGAGCGTCCGAAGGCGGTCAACGTCGCGACGCTGCCGTTCCCCGGCTTCCCGACCGACCTGCAGCCGATGGCGATCGGCCTGGCGGCGGTCGCGGACGGCACATCGATGATCACCGAGAACGTGTTCGAGGCCCGCTTCCGCTTTGTCGAAGAGATGATCCGGCTCGGAGCCGACGCCCGCACCGACGGTCACCATGCCGTGGTGCGGGGGATTCCCCAGCTTTCCAGTGCGCCTGTGTGGTCTTCCGACATCCGCGCGGGCGCTGGGCTGGTGCTCGCAGGCCTGGTCGCCGACGGCGACACCGAAGTTCACGACGTGTTCCACATCGATCGCGGCTACCCGAAGTTCGTGGAAAATCTGCTCAGCCTCGGCGCCGAGATCGAGCGGGTAAGCTAG
- a CDS encoding cob(I)yrinic acid a,c-diamide adenosyltransferase: protein MAVHLTRIYTRTGDDGTTGLSDFSRVSKNDARLSAYADCDEANAAIGVAVALGHPDERILEVLRQIQNDLFDAGADLSTPVVADPEYPPLRIQQSYIDRLEAWCDEFNEGLPALNSFILPGGTALSALLHVARTVTRRAERSAWHAVETHGDAVSVLPAKYLNRLSDLLFILSRVANPDGDVLWQPGGQRQ, encoded by the coding sequence ATGGCAGTGCACCTGACGCGGATCTATACGCGGACCGGCGACGATGGCACCACCGGGCTCAGCGATTTCAGCCGGGTTTCCAAGAACGATGCACGGTTGTCGGCCTACGCCGACTGTGACGAAGCCAACGCCGCAATCGGGGTTGCGGTCGCGCTCGGCCACCCTGACGAGCGGATTCTCGAGGTTCTGCGCCAGATCCAGAACGACCTGTTCGATGCAGGCGCCGATCTGTCGACGCCGGTGGTGGCCGACCCCGAATATCCGCCGCTGCGCATCCAGCAGAGCTATATCGACCGTCTGGAGGCCTGGTGCGACGAATTCAACGAGGGCCTGCCGGCGCTGAACTCGTTCATCCTGCCCGGCGGCACCGCGCTGTCGGCGCTGCTGCACGTGGCCCGCACCGTGACCCGCCGGGCAGAGCGGTCCGCCTGGCACGCCGTCGAGACCCACGGCGACGCGGTCAGCGTGCTGCCCGCCAAGTATCTGAATCGGCTCTCGGATCTGCTGTTCATCCTGTCGCGAGTGGCCAACCCCGACGGGGACGTGCTGTGGCAGCCGGGCGGGCAGCGTCAGTAG
- a CDS encoding DUF2550 domain-containing protein, translating into MSASMLFMVALVGVLLLVVITLSYRLWKLRQVGGTAAILRDFPAVGGHGWRHGVMRYRGGEAGFYRLSSLRWWPDRTLSRRGLEIVARRSPRGDEFDIMTDEIIVLELRDTSPERGRGYEIALDRGALTAFTSWLESRPSPRARRRSY; encoded by the coding sequence ATGAGCGCGTCCATGCTGTTCATGGTCGCGCTCGTCGGTGTCCTTCTGCTCGTCGTCATCACGCTGTCCTACCGGCTGTGGAAACTGCGGCAGGTTGGCGGTACCGCCGCGATCCTGCGGGATTTTCCCGCGGTCGGTGGCCACGGTTGGCGGCACGGAGTGATGAGATATCGGGGTGGAGAAGCCGGGTTCTATCGGCTGTCAAGCCTGCGGTGGTGGCCCGACCGCACTCTGAGCCGGCGCGGGCTCGAGATCGTCGCCCGGCGTTCACCACGGGGCGACGAATTCGACATCATGACCGACGAGATCATCGTCCTGGAGCTGCGCGACACGAGCCCTGAGCGTGGTCGCGGCTACGAGATCGCCTTGGATCGAGGCGCTCTGACGGCATTCACATCCTGGCTGGAGTCCCGCCCGTCTCCCCGGGCGCGCCGGAGATCCTACTGA
- a CDS encoding F0F1 ATP synthase subunit epsilon, which yields MADLHVEIVAVERELWSGDATFVFTRTTAGEIGILPRHIPLVAQLVDDAMVRVEREGEDDLRIAVDGGFLSVTEEAVRILVENAAFESEINADEAKQDAESDDERTAAWGRARLRALGQLD from the coding sequence ATGGCTGACCTGCACGTCGAGATCGTCGCCGTGGAGCGCGAGCTGTGGTCGGGGGACGCGACGTTCGTGTTCACCCGCACCACCGCCGGTGAGATCGGCATCCTGCCCCGCCACATCCCGCTGGTGGCGCAGCTGGTCGACGACGCCATGGTGCGGGTCGAGCGCGAAGGTGAGGACGATCTGCGCATCGCCGTCGACGGCGGATTCCTGTCGGTCACCGAGGAAGCGGTTCGGATCCTCGTCGAGAACGCGGCGTTCGAGTCGGAGATCAACGCCGACGAGGCCAAGCAGGACGCGGAGTCCGACGACGAGCGGACCGCGGCATGGGGTCGCGCGCGCCTGCGCGCCCTGGGCCAACTGGACTGA
- the atpD gene encoding F0F1 ATP synthase subunit beta encodes MTATAEKTAGRVVRITGPVVDVEFPRGSVPELFNALHAEISYKELSKTLTLEVAQHLGDNLVRTISMQPTDGLVRGVEVTDTGSSISVPVGDGVKGHVFNALGDCLDEPGYGKDFEHWSIHRKPPAFAELEPRTEMLETGLKVVDLLTPYVRGGKIALFGGAGVGKTVLIQEMINRIARNFGGTSVFAGVGERTREGNDLWVELEDANVLKDTALVFGQMDEPPGTRMRVALSALTMAEFFRDEQGQDVLLFIDNIFRFTQAGSEVSTLLGRMPSAVGYQPTLADEMGELQERITSTRGRSITSMQAVYVPADDYTDPAPATTFAHLDATTELSRSVFSKGIFPAVDPLASSSTILDPAVVGDEHYRVAQEVIRILQRYKDLQDIIAILGIDELSEEDKQLVNRARRIERFLSQNMMAAEQFTGQPGSTVPLKETIEAFDKLTKGDFDHLPEQAFFLIGGLDDLAKKAESLGAKL; translated from the coding sequence ATGACAGCTACCGCCGAAAAGACTGCCGGCCGCGTCGTTCGGATCACCGGTCCCGTGGTCGACGTGGAGTTCCCGCGTGGCTCCGTACCCGAACTGTTCAACGCGCTGCACGCCGAGATCTCTTACAAAGAGTTGTCCAAGACGCTGACGCTGGAGGTCGCGCAGCACCTGGGCGACAACCTGGTCCGCACCATCTCGATGCAGCCCACCGACGGCCTGGTCCGTGGTGTGGAGGTCACCGACACCGGTTCCTCGATCTCGGTGCCCGTCGGCGACGGCGTCAAGGGTCACGTCTTCAACGCCCTCGGTGACTGCCTCGACGAGCCCGGCTACGGCAAGGACTTCGAGCACTGGTCGATCCACCGCAAGCCCCCGGCCTTCGCGGAGCTCGAGCCCCGCACCGAGATGCTGGAAACCGGCCTGAAGGTCGTCGACCTGCTCACCCCGTACGTGCGCGGCGGCAAGATCGCCCTGTTCGGCGGTGCGGGCGTGGGGAAGACGGTGCTCATCCAGGAGATGATCAACCGCATCGCCCGCAACTTCGGTGGTACCTCGGTGTTCGCCGGCGTGGGGGAGCGCACCCGTGAGGGCAACGACCTGTGGGTCGAGCTCGAGGACGCCAACGTGCTCAAGGACACCGCGCTGGTGTTCGGCCAGATGGACGAGCCGCCGGGCACCCGTATGCGCGTCGCGCTCTCGGCGCTGACGATGGCGGAGTTCTTCCGTGACGAGCAGGGTCAGGACGTGCTGTTGTTCATCGACAACATCTTCCGGTTCACGCAGGCCGGCTCCGAGGTGTCCACCCTGCTCGGCCGTATGCCGTCCGCGGTGGGTTACCAGCCGACCCTGGCCGACGAGATGGGCGAGCTGCAGGAGCGCATCACCTCGACCCGTGGCCGGTCCATCACTTCGATGCAGGCCGTGTACGTGCCCGCCGACGACTACACCGACCCGGCGCCGGCCACCACCTTCGCCCACCTCGACGCGACCACCGAGCTCTCCCGGTCGGTGTTCTCGAAGGGCATCTTCCCCGCGGTGGATCCGCTGGCGTCGTCGTCGACGATCCTCGACCCGGCCGTCGTCGGTGACGAGCACTACCGCGTGGCCCAGGAAGTCATCCGAATCCTGCAGCGCTACAAGGACCTTCAGGACATCATTGCGATTCTCGGTATCGACGAGCTGTCCGAAGAGGACAAGCAGCTGGTGAACCGGGCGCGCCGTATCGAGCGTTTCCTGAGCCAGAACATGATGGCCGCCGAGCAGTTCACCGGCCAGCCGGGCTCCACGGTGCCGTTGAAGGAGACCATCGAGGCCTTCGACAAGCTCACCAAGGGCGATTTCGACCACCTGCCGGAGCAGGCGTTCTTCCTCATCGGCGGTCTCGACGATCTGGCGAAGAAGGCCGAGAGCCTCGGCGCCAAGCTGTGA
- a CDS encoding F0F1 ATP synthase subunit gamma → MAATLRELRGRIRSAGSIKKITKAQELIATSRIAKAQARVEAARPYSAEITNMLTELASASALDHPLLVARENPRRAAVLVVSSDRGLCGAYNANVLRQAEELFSLLREEGKEPVLYAVGRKALGYFSFRQRQVVESWTGFSERPTYENAREIADTLVTAFMSGADDEGDDAGADGILGVDELHIVFTEFKSMLSQSAAARRIAPMVVEYVGDEQPEEGPHTLFSFEPDPETLFDALLPRYVATRVYAALLEAAASESASRRRAMKSATDNADDLIKALTLAANRERQAQITQEISEIVGGANALADAK, encoded by the coding sequence ATGGCTGCAACACTGCGCGAGCTCCGTGGGCGCATCCGTTCCGCCGGGTCGATCAAGAAGATCACCAAGGCCCAGGAACTGATCGCCACGTCGCGAATCGCCAAGGCGCAGGCCCGAGTCGAGGCGGCTCGGCCCTACAGTGCTGAGATCACCAACATGCTCACCGAGCTCGCGAGCGCCAGCGCGCTGGATCATCCGCTGCTCGTCGCCCGGGAGAACCCGCGGCGGGCCGCTGTGCTGGTGGTGTCCTCGGACCGCGGGCTGTGCGGCGCGTACAACGCGAACGTGCTCCGGCAGGCCGAGGAGCTGTTCTCGCTGCTGCGCGAAGAGGGCAAGGAACCGGTCCTGTACGCCGTCGGGCGCAAGGCATTGGGCTACTTCAGCTTCCGTCAGCGCCAGGTGGTCGAGTCCTGGACCGGGTTCTCGGAGCGTCCGACGTACGAGAACGCCCGCGAGATCGCCGACACCCTGGTGACGGCCTTCATGTCGGGCGCCGACGATGAGGGTGACGACGCGGGTGCCGACGGCATTCTGGGTGTCGACGAACTGCACATCGTCTTCACCGAGTTCAAGTCGATGCTGTCGCAGTCGGCAGCGGCACGCCGCATCGCCCCGATGGTCGTCGAGTACGTCGGCGACGAGCAGCCCGAGGAGGGCCCGCACACGCTGTTCTCGTTCGAGCCGGATCCCGAGACCCTGTTCGACGCACTGCTGCCGCGCTACGTCGCCACCCGCGTGTACGCCGCGTTGCTCGAAGCAGCGGCCTCGGAGTCGGCTTCGCGCCGGCGCGCCATGAAGTCGGCCACCGACAACGCCGACGATCTGATCAAGGCGTTGACCCTGGCGGCCAACCGCGAGCGCCAAGCGCAGATCACCCAGGAAATCAGCGAGATCGTCGGCGGCGCCAACGCACTGGCCGACGCCAAATAG
- the atpA gene encoding F0F1 ATP synthase subunit alpha, producing the protein MAELTISASDIEGAIEDYVSSFTAESDREEIGIVVDAGDGIAHVEGLPSVMTQELLEFPGGVLGVALNLDEHSVGAVILGDFEKIEEGQQVKRTGEVLSVPVGDAFLGRVVNPLGQPIDGQGDIESDTRRALELQAPSVVQRQGVSEPLQTGIKAIDSMTPIGRGQRQLIIGDRKTGKTAVCVDTILNQREAWETGDPKQQVRCVYVAIGQKGTTIASVKRALEEGGAMEYTTIVAAPASDAAGFKWLAPYTGSAIGQHWMYDGKHVLIVFDDLSKQADAYRAISLLLRRPPGREAFPGDVFYLHSRLLERCAKLSDELGGGSMTGLPIIETKANDISAFIPTNVISITDGQCFLESDLFNQGVRPAINVGVSVSRVGGAAQIKAMKEVAGSLRLELSQYRELEAFAAFASDLDAASKAQLDRGARLVELLKQPQYTPYPVEDQVVAIYLGTGGHLDSVPVEDVARFEAELLEHLKASHSDILQSIRESKKLSEEVEEKLVNVINEFKKGFSASDGSSVVVNEAEAEAMDEADVEKESVKVRKPAPKK; encoded by the coding sequence ATGGCAGAGTTGACAATCTCGGCTTCTGACATCGAAGGGGCGATCGAGGACTACGTCTCCTCCTTCACCGCCGAGTCCGACCGTGAAGAGATCGGCATCGTCGTCGACGCCGGCGACGGCATCGCCCACGTCGAGGGTCTGCCCTCGGTGATGACGCAGGAGCTGCTGGAGTTCCCCGGTGGGGTTCTGGGCGTCGCACTGAACCTCGACGAGCACAGCGTGGGCGCCGTGATCCTGGGTGACTTCGAGAAGATCGAAGAGGGCCAGCAGGTCAAGCGCACCGGCGAGGTGTTGTCGGTGCCGGTCGGTGACGCGTTCCTCGGCCGCGTGGTGAACCCGCTGGGGCAGCCGATCGACGGTCAGGGCGACATCGAGTCCGACACCCGGCGCGCACTGGAACTGCAGGCTCCGTCGGTGGTTCAGCGCCAGGGCGTGTCCGAGCCGCTGCAGACCGGTATCAAGGCCATCGACTCGATGACCCCGATCGGGCGCGGCCAGCGCCAGCTGATCATCGGTGACCGCAAGACCGGCAAGACCGCCGTCTGTGTCGACACCATCCTCAACCAGCGTGAGGCGTGGGAGACCGGCGACCCCAAGCAGCAGGTGCGTTGCGTCTACGTCGCCATCGGCCAGAAGGGCACCACGATCGCGTCGGTGAAGCGCGCTCTCGAAGAGGGCGGTGCGATGGAGTACACCACCATCGTCGCGGCCCCCGCCTCCGACGCCGCCGGCTTCAAGTGGCTGGCGCCCTACACCGGTTCGGCCATCGGCCAGCACTGGATGTACGACGGCAAGCACGTCCTGATCGTTTTCGACGACCTGTCCAAGCAGGCCGACGCCTACCGCGCAATCTCGCTGCTGCTGCGTCGCCCGCCGGGCCGCGAGGCGTTCCCCGGTGACGTGTTCTACCTGCACTCCCGGCTGCTGGAGCGTTGCGCGAAGCTGTCCGACGAGCTCGGCGGCGGGTCGATGACGGGTCTGCCGATCATCGAGACCAAGGCCAACGACATCTCGGCGTTCATCCCGACCAACGTCATCTCGATCACCGACGGTCAGTGCTTCCTGGAGTCCGACCTGTTCAACCAGGGCGTGCGTCCGGCCATCAACGTTGGTGTGTCGGTGTCCCGTGTCGGCGGTGCCGCGCAGATCAAGGCCATGAAGGAGGTGGCGGGCTCGCTGCGTCTGGAGCTGTCGCAGTACCGCGAGCTGGAGGCGTTCGCCGCGTTCGCCTCGGATCTTGATGCCGCCTCCAAGGCGCAGCTGGATCGTGGTGCTCGCCTGGTCGAGCTGCTCAAGCAGCCCCAGTACACCCCGTACCCGGTCGAGGACCAGGTCGTCGCGATCTACCTCGGCACCGGCGGTCACCTGGATTCGGTTCCTGTCGAAGACGTGGCGCGTTTCGAGGCGGAACTGCTCGAGCATTTGAAGGCCTCGCACAGCGACATCCTGCAGAGCATCCGCGAGAGCAAGAAGCTCTCCGAGGAGGTCGAGGAGAAGCTGGTCAACGTCATCAACGAGTTCAAGAAGGGCTTCTCGGCTTCCGACGGCAGCTCCGTGGTGGTCAACGAAGCCGAGGCTGAGGCGATGGACGAGGCAGACGTCGAGAAGGAATCCGTCAAGGTCCGCAAGCCGGCCCCCAAGAAGTAG
- a CDS encoding F0F1 ATP synthase subunit B/delta — translation MSIFIGQLIGFAVIVFIIVKWVVPPVKGLMQRQQEAVRAALAESAEASKKLADADAMHAKAVEDAKAAGAKVTEEARQDSERIAAQLAEQADAEAERIKAQGAQQVQLMRQQLIRQLRTGLGAESVEKATEIVRNYVSDPAAQSSTVDRFLDDLDAMAPSSTVLEAGASLNLRAASREALAEVVKKFESLAENADSGALTALADNLAAVAKVLLDEPTLTKYLAEPADDATAKERLVERLFGGKVDDATLDLLKTAVAQRWSSEANLVDAIEHVARLALLVRAERDGQSEEVEDQLFRFGRLLDSQPQLSRLLADTTVPADKRVNLLTKVLDSSDGVNDTAKALLTQTVDLIRGESADDAVNDLAELAVSRRGEAVAQVTAAADLTDAQRNRLTEVLSRIYGRPMSVQLDIDPEVLGGLLITVGDEVIDGSISSRLAAARTGLPD, via the coding sequence ATGTCGATCTTCATCGGACAGCTGATCGGCTTTGCCGTCATCGTGTTCATCATCGTCAAGTGGGTCGTGCCGCCCGTGAAGGGGCTGATGCAACGGCAGCAGGAGGCTGTGCGGGCCGCCCTGGCCGAGAGTGCCGAAGCGAGCAAGAAGCTCGCCGACGCCGACGCGATGCACGCCAAGGCGGTCGAGGACGCGAAGGCGGCAGGGGCCAAGGTCACCGAAGAAGCGCGGCAGGATTCCGAGCGGATCGCCGCTCAGCTTGCCGAGCAGGCCGACGCTGAAGCCGAGCGGATCAAAGCCCAAGGCGCCCAGCAGGTTCAGCTGATGCGCCAGCAGCTCATCCGGCAGCTGCGCACCGGTCTCGGTGCGGAGTCCGTCGAGAAGGCCACCGAGATCGTCCGCAACTATGTGTCCGATCCGGCCGCGCAGTCCTCGACGGTCGACCGCTTCCTCGACGATCTGGATGCGATGGCTCCGTCATCGACGGTGCTCGAGGCGGGTGCGTCGCTCAATCTGCGCGCCGCCAGCCGCGAGGCGCTCGCCGAAGTGGTCAAGAAGTTCGAGTCGCTCGCGGAGAATGCCGACTCCGGCGCTCTGACCGCGTTGGCCGACAACCTGGCCGCGGTGGCCAAGGTGCTCCTCGACGAGCCCACGCTCACCAAGTACCTCGCCGAACCGGCCGACGATGCCACCGCGAAGGAGCGGCTCGTCGAGCGGTTGTTCGGCGGCAAGGTCGACGACGCCACGCTGGATCTGCTCAAGACCGCCGTCGCGCAACGCTGGTCCAGCGAAGCGAACCTGGTCGACGCGATCGAGCATGTCGCCCGGCTGGCGCTGCTGGTCCGCGCAGAGCGTGACGGGCAGAGCGAAGAGGTCGAGGACCAGCTGTTCCGGTTCGGCCGGTTGCTCGACTCGCAGCCGCAGCTGAGCAGGCTGTTGGCCGACACCACGGTGCCTGCCGACAAGCGTGTCAACCTGCTGACGAAGGTCCTCGACAGCAGCGACGGTGTCAACGACACCGCCAAGGCGCTATTGACGCAGACCGTCGACCTGATTCGCGGTGAATCCGCCGACGACGCGGTCAACGACCTCGCCGAGCTCGCGGTGTCCCGGCGTGGCGAGGCCGTCGCCCAGGTCACCGCAGCGGCCGACCTCACCGACGCGCAGCGCAACCGGTTGACCGAGGTGCTGAGCCGGATCTACGGACGCCCGATGTCGGTTCAGCTCGACATCGATCCCGAGGTTCTCGGCGGGCTCCTGATCACGGTCGGTGACGAGGTCATCGACGGTTCCATCTCCTCGCGGTTGGCCGCGGCCCGCACCGGGCTGCCGGACTGA
- a CDS encoding F0F1 ATP synthase subunit B: MGELTTSLVAAEEGGGTSNFLIPNGTFFAVLLIFLITLGVISKWVVPPISKVLAEREAMLAKTAADNRKSAEQVAAAQADYDKTMADARSEASSIRDEARVSGRQVVDDKRAAASGEVAETVQSADEQLSQQGSAARSDLQSSVDGLSATLASRILGVDVNSGGSR; this comes from the coding sequence ATGGGTGAGCTCACCACATCTCTCGTCGCCGCCGAAGAGGGCGGAGGGACCAGTAACTTCCTGATCCCCAACGGCACGTTCTTCGCCGTCCTGCTCATCTTCCTGATCACGCTCGGCGTGATCTCGAAATGGGTTGTGCCGCCGATCAGCAAGGTCCTGGCCGAGCGTGAGGCGATGCTGGCCAAGACCGCTGCCGACAACCGCAAGTCGGCCGAACAGGTCGCGGCGGCGCAGGCGGACTACGACAAGACAATGGCCGACGCCCGCAGCGAGGCTTCGTCGATCCGCGATGAGGCCCGTGTCTCGGGCCGCCAGGTGGTCGACGACAAGCGGGCAGCGGCCAGTGGCGAGGTCGCCGAGACGGTGCAGTCCGCGGACGAGCAGTTGTCGCAACAGGGTTCGGCCGCCCGGTCGGATTTGCAGTCCTCCGTCGACGGCCTGTCCGCGACGCTGGCCAGTCGGATCCTGGGCGTCGACGTGAATTCAGGTGGGAGTCGTTAG
- a CDS encoding F0F1 ATP synthase subunit C, whose protein sequence is MDPNAIITAGALIGGGLIMGGGAIGAGIGDGIAGNALIAGIARQPEAQGRLFTPFFITVGLVEAAYFINLAFMALFVFATPGLQ, encoded by the coding sequence ATCGACCCCAACGCCATCATCACGGCTGGTGCGCTGATCGGCGGCGGTCTGATCATGGGCGGCGGCGCGATCGGTGCCGGTATCGGTGACGGTATCGCCGGTAACGCCCTGATCGCCGGTATCGCTCGCCAGCCTGAGGCTCAGGGCCGGCTGTTCACGCCGTTCTTCATCACGGTTGGTCTGGTCGAGGCGGCCTACTTCATCAACCTGGCCTTCATGGCGCTGTTCGTCTTCGCCACTCCGGGCCTGCAGTAA
- the atpB gene encoding F0F1 ATP synthase subunit A, which produces MTESILAAEEGGAAIHVGHHVLVFELFGMTFNGDTILATAVSALIVIALAFYLKSKVTATGVPSGVQLFWEALTVQMRQQIESAIGMKVAPFVLPLAVTIFVFILVSNWLAVLPLQYGGADGAAAELYKAPASDINFVLALALFVFICYHAAGIWRRGVIGHPVKVVKGHVAFLAPINIVEELAKPISLALRLFGNIFAGGILVALIAMFPWYIQWLPNAVWKTFDLFVGLIQAFIFSLLTILYFSQSMELEHEDH; this is translated from the coding sequence ATGACCGAATCCATCCTCGCCGCGGAGGAAGGTGGCGCCGCCATTCACGTCGGGCACCACGTCCTGGTGTTCGAACTCTTCGGTATGACCTTCAACGGCGACACGATCCTGGCCACCGCCGTTTCGGCGCTGATTGTCATCGCGCTGGCGTTCTACCTCAAGTCAAAGGTCACCGCCACGGGTGTGCCGAGCGGCGTGCAATTGTTCTGGGAGGCCCTGACCGTCCAGATGCGTCAGCAGATCGAGAGCGCGATCGGGATGAAGGTGGCGCCGTTCGTGTTGCCGCTGGCGGTCACGATCTTCGTGTTCATCCTCGTCTCGAACTGGCTCGCCGTGCTGCCACTGCAGTACGGCGGCGCCGACGGCGCGGCGGCCGAGCTGTACAAGGCGCCGGCCTCGGACATCAACTTCGTGCTCGCGCTGGCGCTGTTCGTGTTCATCTGCTACCACGCCGCAGGTATCTGGCGCCGCGGCGTGATCGGACACCCGGTCAAGGTCGTCAAGGGCCACGTCGCGTTCCTTGCGCCGATCAACATCGTCGAGGAGCTCGCCAAGCCGATCTCGCTGGCCCTCCGACTTTTCGGCAACATCTTCGCGGGCGGCATCCTCGTGGCCCTCATCGCGATGTTCCCCTGGTACATCCAGTGGTTGCCGAACGCCGTCTGGAAGACCTTCGACTTGTTCGTCGGCCTGATCCAGGCATTCATCTTCTCGCTGTTGACGATCCTGTACTTCAGCCAGTCGATGGAGCTGGAACACGAAGACCACTGA
- a CDS encoding ATP synthase subunit I, producing MTTPAQDAPLVFPSVAFRPVRLLIVCVALTAVALLASGFTGNILFGAFFGLGLGLGLVNALLVRRAVESITAEEHPLKKKMAVNSATRLLVITAVALTVAFLFREHGGIAVLFGLAIFQALLVMSTSIPVLKKIRSDGLNVLDTDSKD from the coding sequence GTGACGACGCCAGCGCAAGATGCGCCGTTGGTGTTTCCGTCCGTTGCTTTCCGACCCGTGCGTCTGCTCATCGTGTGCGTCGCGCTGACCGCGGTTGCACTTCTGGCCTCAGGGTTCACCGGCAATATCCTCTTCGGCGCGTTCTTCGGCCTCGGCCTCGGCCTGGGGCTGGTCAACGCCCTGCTCGTGCGCCGGGCCGTGGAGTCCATCACCGCCGAGGAACACCCCTTGAAGAAGAAGATGGCGGTGAACTCGGCGACACGTCTACTCGTCATCACCGCCGTCGCGCTGACCGTCGCGTTCCTGTTCCGGGAACACGGCGGCATCGCCGTGCTCTTCGGCCTCGCGATCTTCCAGGCGCTGCTCGTGATGAGCACGAGCATCCCCGTCCTGAAAAAGATCCGCAGCGACGGGCTGAACGTGCTCGACACGGATTCGAAGGATTGA